Genomic segment of Candidatus Dormiibacterota bacterium:
CCCGCCGTCGTCGCCGGCCAGGTCGAACTGGTAGATGGCGTTCATGTTGGCGGTCCGCGACGGGTTCGCCTGCAGGCCGGTGTTGATCTCGGTGAAGACGTCGGCAGGGGTGGTCACCAGCACGTTCCTCCGCTGCGGGCGGGTCGCGCCCGTGGTTCCGCTTGTCGCCGACTACTGTACAGAACGAGTCGTACCGGACGGCGGAGGAGGGCCATCCGAACGGTCAGTCGACGGTCAGGACCAGCTTGCCGACGTTCTCGCCCGCCTCCATCGCGCGGTGGGCCTCGGACGCCTCGGCGAGGGGGAGGACGCGGTCGACCACCGGCCGCAGCGTCCCGTCCTCGAACCCCCGCAGCGCGTCCTCGACGAAGCGCCGGACGATCGCCGCCTTCTGCTCGGCGGGCCGCCCTCGCAGGGTGGTGGAGATCACCGTGAGGCGGCGCCGGAGCAGCTGGTTCAGGTCGATCTCCGCGCTGGTGCCGCCCTGCATGCCGATGATCACCAGCCGGCCGTCGGGGGCGAGCGCCTGCAGGTTGCGGGCCAGGTACGAGGCGCCCATCACGTCGAGGATGAGGTCGACGCCGGGCCCGCCGGTGAGCTCGCGCACCCGGGAGACGAAGTCCTCCTCGCGGTGGTTGATGCCGGCGTCGGCGCCGAGCCGGCGGCTGAACTCGAGCTTCTCGGGCGAGCCCGCGGTCACCAGCACCCGGGCGCCGGCGCGGTGGGCGAGCTGGATGGCGGCGGTGCCGACGCCGCCGCCGCCGCCGTGGATCAGCACGGTCTCGCCCGCGGCCAGCCGGCCGCGGGTGAGGAGATTGTCGTGGGCGGTGAGGAACACCTCGGGGATCGCCGCCGCCTCGGTCCAGGAGAGCGCGGCGGGGACGGGCATCAGCTGGCCGGCCGGCGCCACCACCCGCTCGGCGTAGCCGCCGCCGGAGAGGAGGGCCATGACCCGGTCGCCAGGCCGCCAGCCCTCGACCCCCTCGCCGAGCGCCTCGACCTCGCCGGCGACCTCCATGCCGATGATCTCCGAGGCCCCGGGTGGTGGAGGGTAGAGGCCGCGGCGCT
This window contains:
- a CDS encoding NAD(P)H-quinone oxidoreductase; translation: MRAIVVDAPGDPEVMHLGEVPDPTPGPGEVLIRARATAVNRADTLQRRGLYPPPPGASEIIGMEVAGEVEALGEGVEGWRPGDRVMALLSGGGYAERVVAPAGQLMPVPAALSWTEAAAIPEVFLTAHDNLLTRGRLAAGETVLIHGGGGGVGTAAIQLAHRAGARVLVTAGSPEKLEFSRRLGADAGINHREEDFVSRVRELTGGPGVDLILDVMGASYLARNLQALAPDGRLVIIGMQGGTSAEIDLNQLLRRRLTVISTTLRGRPAEQKAAIVRRFVEDALRGFEDGTLRPVVDRVLPLAEASEAHRAMEAGENVGKLVLTVD